A window from Pseudomonas moraviensis encodes these proteins:
- a CDS encoding DEAD/DEAH box helicase, with protein sequence MFSQFALHERLLKAVAELKFVEPTPVQAAAIPLALQGRDLRVTAQTGSGKTAAFVLPILNRLIGPAKIRVSIKTLILLPTRELAQQTLKEVERFAQFTFIKSGLITGGEDFKVQAAMLRKVPDILIGTPGRMIEQLNAGNLDLKEVEVLVLDEADRMLDMGFAEDVQRLVDECPNRQQTMLFSATTGGSGLREMIAKVLNNPEHLQLNAVSQLNSTTRQQIITADHNQHKEQIVNWLLANETYQKAIVFTNTRAMADRIYGRLVAQEYKAFVLHGEKDQKDRKLAIDRLKQGGVKILVATDVAARGLDVDGLDLVINFDMPRSGDEYVHRIGRTGRAGNDGLAISLICHGDWNLMSSIERYLKQSFERRTIKEVKGTYGGPKKVKASGKAVGVKKKKTDAKGDKKKTAAKTPTKRKSVNRPKPDSLVSSDGMAPLKRRKPAEPAAE encoded by the coding sequence GTGTTTTCCCAATTCGCCCTGCACGAACGCCTGCTCAAAGCCGTGGCCGAGCTGAAATTTGTCGAGCCAACGCCTGTGCAAGCCGCGGCCATTCCGCTGGCGCTCCAGGGGCGTGATCTGCGGGTGACGGCGCAAACCGGTAGCGGCAAAACCGCCGCTTTCGTTCTGCCAATCCTCAATCGCCTGATCGGCCCGGCGAAGATTCGCGTCAGCATCAAGACGCTGATCCTGCTACCGACCCGTGAACTGGCCCAGCAGACTTTGAAGGAGGTTGAACGCTTCGCGCAGTTCACTTTCATCAAGTCCGGCCTGATCACTGGCGGTGAAGACTTCAAGGTACAGGCCGCAATGCTGCGCAAAGTGCCGGACATCCTCATCGGCACCCCGGGGCGGATGATCGAGCAGCTCAACGCCGGCAACCTCGACCTCAAAGAAGTCGAGGTGCTGGTGCTCGACGAAGCCGACCGCATGCTCGACATGGGTTTCGCCGAAGACGTGCAGCGTCTGGTCGATGAATGCCCGAACCGTCAGCAGACCATGCTGTTCTCCGCCACCACCGGCGGTTCCGGCCTGCGCGAGATGATCGCCAAGGTCCTGAACAACCCGGAGCACTTGCAGCTCAATGCGGTCAGTCAACTGAACTCGACGACTCGTCAGCAAATCATCACCGCCGACCACAATCAGCATAAAGAGCAGATTGTGAACTGGTTGCTGGCCAACGAGACCTACCAGAAGGCCATCGTCTTCACCAACACCCGCGCCATGGCCGATCGCATCTACGGCCGCCTGGTGGCTCAGGAATACAAGGCGTTCGTGCTGCACGGCGAGAAAGACCAGAAGGACCGCAAACTGGCGATCGATCGTCTGAAGCAGGGCGGTGTGAAGATCCTCGTTGCCACTGACGTTGCGGCCCGTGGTCTGGACGTCGACGGTCTGGATCTGGTAATCAACTTCGACATGCCACGCAGCGGTGACGAGTACGTACACCGCATCGGTCGAACCGGCCGTGCCGGCAACGATGGCCTGGCGATCTCGCTGATCTGCCACGGCGACTGGAACCTGATGTCGAGTATCGAGCGCTACCTCAAGCAGAGCTTCGAGCGCCGCACGATCAAGGAAGTCAAAGGCACCTACGGCGGCCCTAAAAAGGTCAAGGCCTCGGGCAAAGCCGTCGGCGTGAAGAAGAAAAAGACCGACGCCAAGGGCGACAAGAAGAAAACCGCCGCCAAGACACCAACCAAGCGCAAGAGCGTCAACCGTCCGAAGCCGGATTCTCTGGTGAGCAGCGACGGCATGGCCCCGCTCAAGCGTCGCAAGCCAGCAGAACCTGCGGCTGAGTAA
- a CDS encoding FMN-dependent NADH-azoreductase — MSRVLIIESSARQQDSVSRQLTQTFIAQWKAAHPADQITVRDLALNPVPHLDANLLGGWMKPAEQRNDSEQASLDRSNELTDELLAADLLVMAAPMYNFAIPSTLKAWLDHVLRAGVTFKYTETGPQGLLNGKRAFVLTARGGVYAGGPADHQEPYLRQVMGFIGINDVTFIHAEGMNLGGDFQEKGLNQANAKLSQVA; from the coding sequence ATGTCCCGCGTTCTGATCATCGAAAGCAGTGCCCGCCAGCAAGACTCGGTTTCCCGTCAACTGACCCAGACCTTCATCGCTCAGTGGAAAGCCGCGCACCCTGCCGATCAGATCACTGTGCGTGACCTCGCCTTGAACCCGGTGCCGCATCTGGACGCCAACTTGCTGGGTGGCTGGATGAAACCCGCCGAACAGCGCAACGACAGCGAACAAGCGTCGCTGGATCGTTCCAACGAATTGACTGATGAGCTGCTCGCCGCCGACTTGCTGGTGATGGCTGCACCGATGTACAACTTTGCAATCCCGAGCACGCTCAAGGCCTGGCTTGACCATGTGCTGCGTGCCGGAGTGACCTTCAAGTACACCGAGACCGGTCCGCAAGGTTTGCTCAATGGCAAGCGTGCCTTTGTGTTGACCGCTCGCGGTGGTGTGTATGCCGGTGGTCCGGCGGATCATCAGGAACCGTATCTGCGTCAGGTGATGGGTTTCATCGGGATCAACGACGTGACCTTTATCCATGCCGAGGGCATGAACCTTGGCGGTGACTTCCAGGAGAAGGGGCTGAATCAGGCCAACGCCAAATTGTCTCAGGTCGCTTGA
- a CDS encoding alpha/beta fold hydrolase — protein MAYFEHEGCNLHYEEYGHGTPLLLVHGLGSSTLDWEMQIPALAARYRVIVPDIRGHGRSDKPRERYSIAAFSADLLALIEHLRLGPVHYVGLSMGGMIGFQLAVDQPQALKSLTIVNSAPQVKLRSRDDYWQWFKRWSLMRLLSLETIGKALGSKLFPKPEQAHLRRKMAERWAKNDKRAYLASFDAIVGWGVQERLSRVSCPTLVISADRDYTPVALKETYVKLLPDARLVVIADSRHATPLDQPERFNQTLLDFLATADLHSQDH, from the coding sequence ATGGCGTATTTCGAGCACGAAGGTTGCAACCTGCACTACGAGGAATATGGCCACGGTACGCCGTTGCTGCTGGTTCACGGGCTCGGCTCGAGCACGCTGGATTGGGAAATGCAGATCCCGGCGCTGGCCGCGCGGTACCGGGTAATCGTCCCGGACATTCGCGGCCACGGGCGCTCGGACAAACCCCGCGAGCGCTACAGCATCGCCGCATTCAGCGCCGACCTGCTGGCCTTGATCGAACACCTGCGCCTCGGCCCGGTGCACTACGTCGGGCTGTCGATGGGCGGGATGATCGGTTTTCAGCTGGCCGTCGATCAGCCGCAAGCGCTCAAGAGCCTGACCATCGTCAACAGCGCACCTCAAGTCAAATTGCGCAGCCGCGACGATTACTGGCAGTGGTTCAAACGCTGGAGTCTGATGCGCCTGCTTAGTCTGGAGACCATCGGCAAAGCCCTCGGCAGCAAACTTTTTCCCAAGCCGGAACAGGCCCATCTGCGACGGAAAATGGCCGAACGCTGGGCAAAAAACGACAAACGTGCTTATCTCGCCAGCTTCGATGCGATTGTCGGCTGGGGCGTTCAGGAACGACTTTCCCGGGTGTCCTGTCCAACGCTCGTCATCAGCGCCGACCGTGATTACACACCGGTGGCGTTAAAGGAAACCTATGTAAAACTGCTGCCGGATGCGCGGCTGGTGGTCATCGCCGACTCGCGCCATGCCACCCCGCTCGATCAACCCGAACGCTTCAATCAAACGCTGCTGGATTTTCTCGCCACAGCCGACCTTCACTCTCAGGATCACTGA
- a CDS encoding mechanosensitive ion channel family protein, which yields MDIKQLWLKAQDLWGTLEEHPLLQSGLALLVLLVIALVLGRVARYLILHASRMLGRQPALHWINDLRHNKVFQRLAQMTPSLVIQFGLHLVPELSKTAMNFLGNVALAFTILFLLLSVSALLNALLDIYARTEHARTRSIKGYVQLAKMVLYVFGAIIIVATLIDRSPLLLLSGLGAMSAVILLVYKDTLLSFVASVQLTSNDMLRVGDWIEMPQVGADGDVVDITLHTVKVQNFDKTIVSIPTWRLMSESFKNWRGMQQSGGRRIKRSLFIDASGVRFIRDDEEEKLSQVHLLTDYMGRKKAELKAWNEAQGNVAAMSANRRRMTNIGTFRAYALAYLKSHPEIQPNMTCMVRQMQTTAQGIPLEIYCFTRTTVWADYERIQGDIFDYLLAVLPEFGLSLYQQPSGGDLRAGLLPAVLGTANIPEPEKHLM from the coding sequence ATGGATATCAAACAGCTCTGGCTCAAAGCCCAGGACCTCTGGGGCACACTCGAAGAGCACCCGCTGCTGCAATCGGGACTGGCACTGCTGGTGCTGCTGGTCATCGCGCTGGTACTCGGACGCGTGGCGCGTTATCTGATCCTGCACGCCAGCCGCATGCTCGGCCGCCAACCGGCGCTGCACTGGATCAACGACTTGCGCCACAACAAGGTGTTTCAACGACTGGCGCAAATGACGCCGTCGCTGGTGATCCAGTTCGGCCTGCACCTGGTGCCGGAACTGAGCAAGACCGCGATGAATTTTCTCGGCAACGTCGCGCTGGCCTTCACCATCCTCTTCCTGCTGCTCTCGGTCAGCGCCCTGCTCAATGCCTTGCTCGACATCTACGCGCGCACCGAGCATGCGCGCACGCGCTCGATCAAAGGCTACGTGCAACTGGCGAAGATGGTCTTGTACGTGTTCGGCGCGATCATCATCGTCGCCACCCTGATCGACCGTTCGCCGCTGTTGCTGCTCTCGGGCCTGGGTGCGATGTCGGCGGTGATCCTGTTGGTCTACAAGGACACCCTGCTGTCATTCGTCGCCAGTGTGCAGCTGACCAGCAACGACATGCTGCGGGTTGGCGACTGGATCGAGATGCCGCAAGTCGGCGCCGATGGCGACGTGGTCGACATCACGTTGCACACGGTCAAGGTACAGAACTTCGACAAAACCATCGTCTCGATCCCGACCTGGCGCTTGATGTCCGAGTCGTTCAAGAACTGGCGCGGCATGCAGCAGTCCGGCGGCAGGCGGATCAAGCGCAGCCTGTTCATCGACGCCAGCGGCGTGCGCTTCATCCGCGACGACGAGGAAGAAAAGCTTTCGCAAGTGCACCTGCTGACCGACTACATGGGCCGCAAGAAAGCCGAGCTCAAGGCCTGGAACGAAGCGCAGGGCAATGTCGCCGCAATGTCGGCCAACCGCCGCCGGATGACCAATATCGGCACCTTTCGCGCCTACGCTTTGGCGTATCTGAAGAGTCACCCGGAGATTCAGCCGAACATGACTTGCATGGTCAGGCAGATGCAGACCACCGCCCAGGGCATTCCACTGGAAATCTACTGCTTCACCCGCACCACGGTGTGGGCCGATTACGAGCGGATTCAGGGGGATATTTTCGATTATCTGCTGGCGGTGCTGCCGGAGTTTGGCTTGAGTCTGTACCAACAGCCAAGCGGCGGGGATTTGCGCGCGGGGTTGCTGCCGGCGGTGTTGGGCACGGCGAATATTCCGGAGCCGGAAAAACACCTGATGTAA
- a CDS encoding 3-phosphoglycerate kinase has product MKKFCCVVLALLPLTAFAYPIDVQKDLNGMKIDYETFDTDNDIGSIRVANYGDVDATCRAVFSNGPEAPRTRSIDVPAGKHKNATAKFTREIIKLRIKLTCTPK; this is encoded by the coding sequence ATGAAAAAATTCTGTTGTGTGGTGCTGGCGCTGCTGCCGTTGACCGCGTTTGCCTATCCGATCGATGTGCAAAAGGATCTCAACGGCATGAAGATCGACTACGAGACCTTCGACACCGATAACGACATCGGCTCGATCCGCGTGGCCAATTACGGTGATGTCGACGCGACCTGCCGGGCCGTATTCAGCAACGGCCCGGAAGCACCACGCACGCGCAGCATCGATGTGCCGGCCGGCAAGCACAAAAACGCCACGGCCAAGTTCACCCGCGAGATCATCAAGCTGCGCATCAAACTGACCTGCACTCCGAAATAA
- a CDS encoding ABC transporter ATP-binding protein, which yields MLYRRFEQLIDIFRDAPTASPPDRVWPFYTYYLKQVWPSFAALLVVGLFAALIEVALFSYLSRIIDLAQGTPNPNFFSDHALELTWMLVVALVLRPIFFGLHDLLVHQTLSPGMTSMIRWQNHSYVLKQSLNFFQNDFAGRIAQRIMQTGNSLRDSAVQAVDALWHVVIYAISSLVLFAEADWRLMIPLLTWIVAYIGALYYFVPRVKERSVEASDARSKLMGRIVDGYTNIATLKLFAHTNFEQHYAKEAIEEQTVKAQMAGRVVTSMDVAITTMNGLLIVGTTALALWLWTQSLITVGAIALATGLVIRIVNMSGWIMWVVTGIFENIGMVQDGLRTISQPVGVTDREQAKPLAVASGEVRFEHVDFHYGKKKGIIGDLNLTIKPGEKIGLIGPSGAGKSTLVNLLLRLYDVEGGRILIDGQNIAEVGQESLRARIGMITQDTSLLHRSIRDNLLYGKPDATNAELWEAVHKARADEFIPLLSDAEGRTGFDAHVGERGVKLSGGQRQRIAIARVLLKDAPILIMDEATSALDSEVEAAIQESLETLMQGKTVIAIAHRLSTIARMDRLVVLENGKIAESGTHAELLAHRGLYARLWAHQTGGFVGID from the coding sequence ATGCTCTATCGCCGTTTCGAACAACTGATCGATATCTTCCGCGACGCCCCGACGGCGTCCCCGCCGGACCGTGTCTGGCCCTTCTATACCTATTACCTGAAGCAGGTCTGGCCGAGTTTCGCCGCCCTGCTCGTGGTTGGCCTGTTCGCCGCTTTGATCGAAGTAGCGCTGTTCAGTTACCTGAGCCGCATCATCGACCTTGCACAAGGCACGCCCAACCCGAATTTCTTCAGCGACCATGCCCTCGAATTGACCTGGATGCTGGTGGTCGCCCTGGTGCTGCGACCGATTTTCTTCGGTCTGCACGACTTGCTGGTGCACCAGACCCTGAGCCCCGGCATGACCAGCATGATCCGCTGGCAGAACCACAGCTACGTGCTCAAGCAGAGCCTGAATTTCTTCCAGAACGATTTCGCCGGGCGCATCGCCCAACGCATCATGCAGACCGGCAACTCGCTGCGAGATTCTGCCGTGCAAGCGGTGGACGCGCTGTGGCACGTGGTGATCTACGCGATCAGTTCGCTGGTGCTGTTCGCCGAAGCTGACTGGCGCCTGATGATCCCGCTGCTGACCTGGATCGTCGCCTACATCGGCGCGCTGTACTACTTCGTGCCACGGGTGAAAGAGCGTTCGGTGGAAGCCTCGGATGCGCGCTCGAAACTGATGGGGCGCATCGTCGACGGCTACACCAACATCGCCACGCTGAAGCTGTTCGCTCACACCAACTTCGAACAGCACTATGCCAAGGAAGCCATCGAAGAACAGACCGTCAAAGCACAGATGGCCGGTCGCGTGGTCACCAGCATGGACGTGGCGATTACCACCATGAACGGCCTGCTGATCGTCGGCACCACGGCGCTGGCGTTGTGGCTGTGGACGCAGTCGCTGATTACCGTCGGCGCGATTGCCCTGGCCACCGGTCTGGTGATCCGCATCGTCAACATGTCCGGCTGGATCATGTGGGTGGTCACCGGCATTTTCGAAAACATCGGCATGGTTCAGGACGGTCTGCGCACCATCTCGCAACCGGTCGGCGTCACCGACCGCGAGCAGGCCAAACCGCTGGCCGTGGCCTCGGGCGAAGTGCGTTTCGAGCACGTGGATTTTCACTACGGCAAGAAGAAAGGCATCATCGGCGACCTCAACCTGACGATCAAACCGGGCGAGAAAATCGGCTTGATCGGCCCGTCCGGCGCCGGCAAATCGACCCTGGTCAACCTGTTGCTGCGCCTGTACGACGTAGAGGGTGGGCGGATCCTGATCGACGGCCAGAACATCGCCGAAGTCGGCCAGGAAAGCCTGCGTGCGCGGATCGGCATGATCACTCAGGACACCTCGCTGCTGCACCGCTCGATCCGCGACAATCTGCTTTACGGCAAACCCGACGCCACCAACGCCGAATTGTGGGAGGCGGTGCACAAGGCCCGCGCCGATGAGTTCATCCCGCTGCTGTCCGATGCGGAAGGCCGCACCGGTTTCGATGCGCACGTCGGTGAGCGCGGGGTGAAACTGTCCGGCGGTCAGCGCCAGCGCATCGCGATTGCAAGGGTGCTGCTCAAGGACGCGCCGATCCTGATCATGGACGAAGCCACCTCGGCGCTGGACTCTGAGGTGGAAGCGGCGATTCAGGAAAGCCTCGAGACCTTGATGCAGGGCAAAACCGTGATCGCTATTGCGCATCGTCTCTCGACCATTGCGCGGATGGATCGCCTGGTGGTCCTGGAGAACGGCAAGATCGCCGAGAGCGGCACCCACGCCGAATTGCTTGCGCATCGCGGCCTGTATGCGCGTTTGTGGGCGCACCAGACCGGAGGCTTTGTCGGCATCGACTAA
- a CDS encoding peptidylprolyl isomerase translates to MLKKLALAAGSVLFAANLMAATPAKAPHVLLDTTNGQIEIELDPVKAPISTKNFLEYVDSGFYNNTIFHRVIPGFMAQGGGFTQQMQQKETKAPIKNEASNGLHNVRGTLSMARTSNPDSATSQFFINVADNAFLDPGRDAGYAVFAKVVKGMDVVDIIVNSPTITKQGMQNVPSDPVIIKSAKRID, encoded by the coding sequence ATGCTGAAAAAACTCGCCCTCGCCGCCGGCTCTGTACTGTTTGCCGCCAACCTGATGGCTGCCACCCCGGCCAAGGCGCCCCACGTGCTGCTGGACACCACCAACGGCCAGATCGAAATCGAACTGGACCCGGTCAAGGCGCCGATCAGCACCAAGAATTTCCTTGAATACGTCGACAGCGGCTTCTACAACAACACCATTTTCCACCGCGTGATCCCGGGCTTCATGGCCCAGGGCGGCGGTTTCACCCAGCAGATGCAACAGAAAGAAACCAAGGCGCCGATCAAGAACGAAGCCAGCAATGGCCTGCACAACGTTCGTGGCACCCTGTCGATGGCGCGCACTTCCAATCCTGATTCGGCGACCAGTCAGTTCTTCATCAACGTTGCCGACAACGCTTTCCTCGATCCGGGCCGTGACGCCGGTTACGCGGTGTTCGCCAAAGTGGTCAAGGGCATGGATGTCGTCGACATCATCGTCAACTCGCCGACCATCACCAAACAAGGCATGCAGAACGTGCCTTCCGACCCTGTGATCATCAAGTCGGCCAAGCGCATCGACTGA
- a CDS encoding GNAT family N-acetyltransferase, which yields MPLQRLQDLSEIAPATWDALVPDNQPFLRHAFLSALEDSGSVGPHTGWQPEHLLHIEEGRLIAALPSYRKWHSYGEYVFDHGWADACARAGIDYYPKLLTAVPFSPVSGPRLLAASVEDGFELLKSLPGYLEIEGLSSAHINFTDPFTDAAMAEQPGWLQRIGCQYHWQNRGYRDFQDFLDALSSRKRKQMRKEREQVAGQGFDFEWLQGRELDEAQWDFVYACYANTYAVRRQAPYLTREFFSLLAERMPEAIRVVLAKQGSRPVAMAFSLAGGDSFYGRYWGCLAEFDRLHFETCFYQGMDYAIAHGIQRFDAGAQGEHKLIRGFEPVITHSWHYLRHPGLKAAVEDFLQQERAGVLAYAEEARTALPYRQT from the coding sequence ATGCCGTTGCAACGCCTGCAAGACCTGTCAGAAATCGCCCCGGCCACTTGGGATGCGCTGGTCCCGGACAACCAGCCATTTCTGCGCCACGCCTTCCTCAGTGCGCTGGAAGACAGCGGCAGTGTCGGCCCGCATACCGGCTGGCAGCCCGAGCATTTGCTGCATATCGAAGAGGGTCGCCTGATCGCCGCGCTGCCCAGTTACCGCAAGTGGCATTCCTACGGCGAGTACGTGTTCGATCACGGCTGGGCCGACGCCTGTGCGCGTGCCGGCATCGATTACTACCCCAAGCTTTTAACGGCTGTGCCATTCAGTCCGGTGAGCGGCCCGCGCCTGCTGGCGGCCAGTGTCGAAGACGGTTTTGAATTGCTCAAGAGCCTGCCCGGCTATCTGGAGATCGAAGGGCTTTCCAGCGCGCACATCAATTTCACCGACCCGTTCACTGACGCGGCGATGGCCGAGCAACCGGGCTGGCTGCAACGCATTGGCTGTCAGTATCACTGGCAGAATCGCGGTTACCGCGACTTTCAGGATTTCCTCGATGCCCTCAGCTCACGCAAGCGCAAGCAGATGCGCAAGGAACGCGAGCAGGTAGCGGGGCAGGGCTTTGACTTCGAGTGGCTGCAAGGGCGGGAACTGGACGAGGCGCAGTGGGATTTTGTTTACGCTTGCTATGCCAACACCTACGCGGTGCGGCGTCAGGCGCCGTATCTGACCCGCGAGTTCTTCAGCCTGCTGGCCGAGCGCATGCCCGAGGCGATTCGCGTGGTCTTGGCCAAACAGGGATCACGGCCGGTAGCAATGGCCTTCAGTCTGGCCGGTGGCGACAGTTTCTACGGGCGTTACTGGGGTTGCCTGGCCGAGTTCGATCGGCTGCATTTCGAGACGTGTTTTTATCAAGGCATGGACTACGCGATCGCCCATGGCATCCAGCGTTTCGATGCCGGGGCGCAGGGCGAGCACAAGTTGATTCGCGGCTTCGAACCGGTGATCACCCATTCCTGGCACTACCTGCGCCATCCGGGGCTGAAAGCGGCGGTGGAGGATTTCCTCCAGCAAGAGCGCGCCGGGGTTCTGGCCTATGCCGAAGAGGCGAGAACGGCGTTGCCCTATCGCCAGACCTGA
- a CDS encoding carboxylate/amino acid/amine transporter, translated as MGYLLFVTLIQAFSFSLIGEYLAGHVDSYFAVLVRVVLAGLVFIPLTRWRSVEPAFMRGMLLIGALQFGVTYVCLYLSFRVLTVPEVLLFTILTPLHVTLIEDALNRRFNPWALIAALVAVGGAAVIRFDSISPDFFMGFLLLQLANFTYAAGQVLYKHLVARHPSDLPHYRRFGYFYLGALAVVLPAFLLFGKSNFLPEAPLQWAVLLFLGLVSTALGLYWWNKGACMVNGGTLAVMNNLHVPVGLLLNLLIWNQHEELGRLFLGGSVILMAVWISRLGIRKSQATA; from the coding sequence ATGGGCTATCTACTTTTTGTCACGCTGATCCAGGCGTTTTCCTTCAGTTTGATCGGCGAGTACCTGGCCGGGCATGTCGACAGTTACTTTGCGGTGCTGGTCCGTGTGGTATTGGCCGGGCTGGTGTTTATTCCGTTGACGCGCTGGCGTTCGGTGGAGCCGGCGTTCATGCGGGGCATGTTGCTGATCGGCGCGTTGCAGTTTGGCGTGACTTACGTCTGCCTGTACCTGAGTTTCCGTGTGCTGACGGTGCCGGAGGTGTTGCTGTTCACCATTCTCACGCCGCTGCATGTGACGCTGATCGAAGACGCGCTGAACCGTCGCTTCAACCCATGGGCGCTGATTGCCGCGCTGGTGGCAGTCGGCGGTGCGGCGGTGATTCGTTTCGACAGCATCAGTCCGGACTTCTTCATGGGCTTCCTGCTGCTACAACTGGCCAACTTCACCTACGCCGCCGGGCAGGTCCTGTACAAGCATCTGGTGGCCAGGCACCCGAGTGATCTGCCGCATTACCGGCGCTTCGGTTATTTCTACCTCGGCGCATTGGCGGTGGTGCTGCCGGCGTTTCTGTTGTTCGGCAAATCGAATTTTCTCCCGGAAGCACCGCTGCAATGGGCGGTGTTGCTGTTTCTCGGGCTGGTGTCGACGGCGCTGGGCTTGTACTGGTGGAACAAGGGCGCGTGCATGGTCAACGGCGGGACGCTGGCGGTGATGAACAATCTGCATGTACCGGTAGGGTTGTTGTTGAATTTGCTGATCTGGAATCAGCATGAGGAACTGGGGAGATTGTTCCTCGGCGGCAGTGTGATTCTGATGGCGGTGTGGATCAGCCGGTTGGGTATTCGCAAATCCCAGGCCACCGCATAG
- a CDS encoding LysR family transcriptional regulator: protein MKAPRVTLDQWRTLQAVVDHGGFAQAAEALHRSQSSVSYTVARMQDQLGVPLLRIDGRKAVLTEAGGVLLRRSRQLVKQASQLEDLAHHMEQGWEAEVRLVVDAAYPSARIVRALTAFMPQSRGCRVRLREEVLSGVEEVLLEGVADLAITGLSIPGYLGAELSDVEFVAVAHPDHPLHRLNRELSFQDLETQMQVVIRDSGRQQPRDVGWLGAEQRWTVGSLATAATFVSSGLGFAWLPRHMIDRELKDGSLKLLPLDRGGSRNSSFYLYSNKDKPLGPATQILIELLRTFDTLPLDAPFAAPEQA, encoded by the coding sequence ATGAAAGCGCCCCGCGTGACCCTTGATCAATGGCGAACGTTGCAGGCCGTGGTCGACCACGGCGGATTCGCCCAGGCCGCCGAGGCCCTGCACCGTTCGCAGTCATCGGTGAGCTACACCGTCGCCCGCATGCAGGATCAGCTCGGCGTGCCGTTGCTGCGCATCGACGGCCGTAAAGCCGTGCTCACCGAGGCCGGCGGTGTGTTGCTGCGCCGTTCGCGGCAACTGGTGAAACAGGCCAGCCAGTTGGAAGATCTGGCCCATCACATGGAGCAAGGCTGGGAAGCCGAAGTGCGGCTGGTGGTCGATGCCGCCTACCCGAGCGCGCGGATCGTCCGCGCCCTGACCGCGTTCATGCCGCAGAGTCGCGGCTGCCGCGTGCGTCTGCGCGAAGAAGTATTGTCGGGCGTTGAGGAAGTGCTGCTCGAAGGCGTCGCGGATCTGGCCATCACCGGCCTGAGCATTCCGGGCTACCTCGGCGCGGAGTTGAGCGATGTCGAATTCGTCGCCGTCGCCCATCCTGATCACCCGCTGCATCGGCTCAATCGCGAGCTGAGCTTTCAGGATCTGGAAACCCAGATGCAAGTGGTGATCCGCGACTCCGGTCGCCAGCAGCCGCGCGATGTCGGCTGGCTCGGCGCCGAACAGCGCTGGACCGTCGGCAGCCTCGCCACCGCCGCGACCTTCGTCAGCAGCGGCCTGGGTTTTGCCTGGCTACCGCGGCACATGATTGACCGGGAATTGAAGGATGGCTCGCTCAAGCTGCTACCGTTGGACCGGGGCGGCAGCCGCAACTCCAGTTTCTATCTGTATTCGAACAAGGACAAACCCTTGGGCCCGGCCACGCAAATCCTCATCGAGTTGTTGCGCACTTTCGACACCTTGCCGCTGGACGCCCCGTTCGCCGCCCCCGAGCAAGCCTGA